A segment of the Colletotrichum destructivum chromosome 3, complete sequence genome:
ACTGACTTTCCTACGGCGATATGTTCTTAAAGGGGCGGGACGATGCATCAATGAGACACATGGACCGTGCACAACAGCCCTGGCGTcttcgctctctctctctctctctctctctctctctctctctctctctctctctcagcgTTGTTGGCTGGGAACGGCTCCCTGTACTTAGTTACCGACCTAGAAGAGCAACATATCTGTCGTGTACGTATCACCTTTTCGGCGTGAGTCAACCACAGGACCCCTCAGCCAAACTATCGTGCAAAGCCTCCCAACAGCCTCGCAAAGTCTCAAGCTGCATTTGTAAGCCAACAACAAGGGCAATTGTCTCCTGAGTCCTAGAAACAGGAGCATTGAAGTGCTGCTGAGTTCCCGTCCCACTATTTCCGTCTGCTTCATGCCCGCCAGACTCCCACCTCGCATATCCAgaagcttctcctcgcccaTTCGGCCTCCCGGGTCGTTCTATTCACATAAAACCAAATATTTTACATCTAATCGCGCGCCCGAGCCTACCAGGCCTGTCTTGCTGTTGCGCCCTTCCTTTCAGTACCGACCCAGCCGATTATACTCCTCGATCTCATCCATGGATCCCATCAAACCCCAGGCAAATGGAGTGTTGACTCCCAAGCCAGTGCTTTTCTTGTAAGTCGACAACTACAAAGCACTATAGTCAGGATCAAATGAGCTGATATTCGTAAAGTGACATTGACAACTGCCTGTACCCCAGAAGTGAGTACTGCGAAGATAAACCCCAGGCGCATCGAAGCTAAACTCACCCGGCCAGGCTCAAGGGTCCAAGACCACATGGCACAGCTGATTGACGAGTACTTCGCGAAGCATCTTTCCCTCTCCTGGGAAGATGCGGTCAAGCTGCATAAGGAGTACTACACCAACTACGGGCTCGCTATTGAGGGCCTCGTGCGGCACCACCAGATTGACCCTCTGGAGTACAACtccaaggtcgacgacgcgctgCCCCTTGAAGACATTCTGAAGCCCAACCTCAAGCTGCGGCAACTTCTTGAAGATGTCGACAAGAGCAAGTGCACCATGTGGCTACTGACCAACGCCTACGTTAACCACGCCAAGCGCGTGTTGAAGCTGCTGGGTATCGAGGACCTATTCGACGGCCTGACATTCTGCGACTACGGACAACAGCCACTGGTCTGCAAACCTGCCAAGGAGATGTACCTGAGAGCCATGCGGGAGTCGGGcgtcgagaagatggaggatTGCTACTTTGTTGGTATGTGGATAGCACGGCCACCGTTTGCCGACCTCTGCCCTGACTGACGTGTTAGACGATTCATACCTGAACTGCCAGAAAGCCCAGGGCTATGGCTGGAACGTGGCACACCTAGTAGAGGAGGATCTGCCAGTGCCACAAACGCCAGCATCCGCGCACCAGATCCGACACCTGAGGGAACTCCGAGACGTCTTCCCTCAATTCTTCAAGTCAAAAAACGCTTAGACTCGCATCACTGACTAGAGACAATGACTGAACGACCATAGATGAACACGATTAGGTGGCAGAGAGCGAAAAGACATTCATGTACAGGGGGGGAGACTGAAGACGTAGAACCGTTGATTTTGATGGACTGGGTATCATTGAGTCCATAGATATATCATTATACATACCCCCGTTTTCTATACCCTCTAAACGCCCAAAACACCACCATGTAACCACCCAGTCGCACAAAGCCCTTCTGTACCCATGGTGTTGTTGAATTCATGGCCGCCGAATGCTCCTGATCACCTCATCGAGCTTTGCCAGTATCtggtccttctccttgatcGCGTCCTGCCTCTGCGCCTCGGCAACCTTCAGCTCGTCCTCCAATTCCCGTATATAGCGCTCCTGGTCGGCCTCGCTGCTATCCAAACCCGGAAGGGTGGATATGAGGACTTCGATCTGCTGCTCTTTGATGATTAAGTCGCGCGCCAGTtcggccaggccgtcctTGAATTCATCGGGCGGGAGGGGGTCGACTGCGTGTCTGTCAGCAAATTGTACAGACGAACGCATCGGGATTCGGAGGCTATGCGTACCTTCCTTCTGTTCGGGATCTTGCTTGACCTCTCTGATTTTATCATTGGgaccgagaagctcgagatcATGGCGTCGATGGACAAAGTGGAAGCTCGCGACGAACTGCTGGGCGAGCTGGAAACGATGTCAGCGATTGCAGATGCCATTTCGGAGGAGGGGCAAGTGTTGACGTACCTGGTCCACAGCATCTTGCAGTTGAGTGAGTCTATCACCCATCACGCCAGCTGCGGTGATTCGTCTGACTAGCGATTCGTTGGACCGTGGAGTGACAGACAAGGCTGCGatcggtggtggtggtttcGCTGGTCGAAATGTTGGTTACTGTTCGACGATCTGATCCGCCCAGGTACCGCAGCACGTCGGGGCACTGTAGTTTGCTGCAGACGCACTGTCCAACGACTTCTATAGGTACGTACTGTAGCGTGTCTgtacgtaggtaggtacttcAACTcactaggtacctacctaatCTCAACTTCAACTAATGTTAGTTAGTAACGCGGCTTCCAATTTCGGCACTCGTTCAGAATAAACAATGAGATGTAGCGACTAATTATCTTCTTCTACAATCTTAACCTTCACCTTACAAAAGCATGCACGCTTTACGGCGCTCCTTACTCCAGCAATGGCCCCGCTGCTCACAACTCACCTTCCTCCCCTTGGTCCACTCAGATCTCATTTCAACATGGCCACCACTAAGACAGGGTCGGAAAAAACGCCCCGAACTGCTTTACCCTGAGCCTCCAACAacacaccaccacgaccTCGCGTCGTTTCTTGCGTACGCAGAACGAACCGGTCTCGACACATTTTCGACTGTCTATGTCGGAACCCACTATGAGTACACGGTCTCCTTGACACTCTCCCAGTACGGCATCCAGGCCGTCCGGGTCGGTGGAGCCTCGGACAACGGCATAGACCTCCTCGGCACATGGGACATCCCCTCTCGGACCAAACCTGTCAGAGTAATCCTCCAATGCAAAGGAGGCACTCAGCGTATCGGCCCCTCGCTGGTCCGGGAGCTGGAGGGCTCCTTCATCGGCGCTCCTGTCGGCTGgcgcggcgatggcgtcaTCGCGTTCCTGGTCAGCCAGAATACGGCGAGCAAGGGGGTTCGGGAGGCTTTGGGACGGAGCCGCTGGCCCATGGGCTTTGTTTCGTGCTCTAGGGACGGGTTCGTGCAGCAAATGCTTTGGAACCAgcgggcggaggaggaggggctaAGAGGTTTTGGGGTCGCCATGCGCCATGCTGAAACTGGGGACGACAAGTCGCAGATTGTCTTGACGTACAACGGCAAGCGAGTTGGCAGTGTTACCAAGACGGACGTGTCTAGGCTTTGAGCTTTATGCCGGAGAAGGACCATCCATCCACGAGCATTCGGTCTGATGTATGCTAAAGCCGCGGGCAAATGCACCAGCCTCAAATGAGTAAGTTTCCAGTTATGCGTCTGGCATCTCAGGTTTCCTTCTCCGCTTTCACTCATTGGGCCAGCGCATTTGCCTACCTTTTTGAACAGCAGATGCAGTTTCATTTTTACGCTCTATACCTGATCATGTTCTCCTGCAATCTAAAAGTCTCCTTCTAAACCCTCCGCACTAGACTATTGGATCCAAGGAGCAAAAGCCAACCCTTGTTTGTTAGCAGTTGTATGCAACTGTGGAACTTTTCTGCCTTATGTCTTGGTAAGAGCCTGAACTCCTCCAAATACATTCATAAGGAGTCTGTAAGGCAGGTCAGTATCGTCCTTCGAAATCTGTAGCCTTGTCTCCCGATCCGGTCATTAGATGACCATGTCAAACATAAGGCTTTTCCCATCCAGTTCACTTGATACCCCGAAATCTTCATAACTAAAATTCTGGTTTTGTCATTACACACAATAGAATAATCAATATCCCTACAAAACCACCTTAAATATGCCCCTCAAGCTCCCTCTCGGTCCAGTCCCAGAGTGCCTCCTCGAGAGCCTTGTCTCTCGACTGCTTGGACCCCTTGCCCGTAACACCAACGGGAAAGTAGAACTCGCCCGACTTGGCGTCGGGACTGACAGCAGCCCATAACTGATTCTTCGTGCCGTTCCACACGCTGGTAGAAAACAACTTGAACACGGACATAAAAGGTTTCATGATAGGCCAACTGGCGACTACGCCATTGGTAAGGTTGGTGTTGACGACGCCAGGGTGTAGAGAGATGGATCGAATCTCAGGGTGGCGACGAGACAGGGCGCGGGCATGATGTATATTGGCCACCTTTGAAATGCCATAGCGGGTGACTGTCGAGGTAGAGGCCATATCTGTCTTGAGCTTGTCGAATTTGTAGGTGTCAgtggcgggcgaggaggcctcTGCGGAGGAGGCGACATTGATAATGCGGACGTCGTGAGGCGGGCTACTAGCCGTAACTGTCTTCTTCAGAGTTGGAAGAAGGAGCTTTGTGAGCAGCGCATGACCGAGGTGATTGGTGCCGAACTGGATCTCATAGCCCTCCTTGGTGACGCCCGCCGGCGTAGCcatgatgccggcgttgttgacgaggatATGAAGACTTTCCGAATGGGAGTGGAAGTCCTTGACAGCCTGTTTGATGCTATCAAAGGACGTGAGGTCGAGGTTGATATAGGTGATGGGCGCCGCATTTGGCACGACCTTGCGTATCTCCTCAATGGCGGCTACTGACTTGGTCTCGGAACGAGCAGCAAGAAAAATATGTTTCGGGTTATGCTTGCTGAGCTGCAGAATGGTCTGCTTCCCCAGGCCGACGTTTCCTCCAGTCACGAGGATGACTTTGCCTGAAAGGTCGGGTATATCTCTGTCCGGGTTGAACGACGACATGTTTACGATTTTGAAAGATGGACTGCCACAGATAAGGCCAGAGTTCGAATCTTGTAAGAGGTATATATATGCGGATTGCTCTTTGTTCAAGGCGGAGTTGCGGACAACACAGCAGACCATCACGGCAACTCCGCAGCGGAGATTGAAGTATTCTGAAGCTGTGCTGTAAACCACCCATTCCAGGAGCCCTTCGGCATTGATGCTACGGACCTGGCGTTGTTAACTCGGGAAAGGCTAACAAATCTCAAGGGGTACTGCTACGGGCCTGGCGTCTCTAACTCCGGATGAATTATCATAGCTCAATGGTACCGCTACGATGCTAACAGCACGTTATTCGTCGACATATATTATACGAAGCCCCTCGCTGTTACCCAAGCAGCAGTGGAACAATGCAGAAGTCAAGACCATGAGTCTGTCTGCACACTTTGTATCTCAAGTTACAACCTACGATGTCTTTTCGGTGTGTTTTCATTGCACCGGCGTTGTGTGCATTCACATCGAAGGGGTTAGCTGTCAAAGGTAACGCGAGTGGTTTCTACGGCGAAGACAACAATcggtcgaagacgaggagtCTAGATGTTTTTTCGTTCGAAAACGTTCTCTATCTATCAATTTTACAGAGGGTTATAGAAAAAAACACCAACCTGTGTCGAGACAACAAATAACAAAACTGATTCGTAGCAGCGGTAGGTTCCGTTTCCCGTCAGATCTGCGATGTAGTGTGGAGAGGTTAATAAGAAGAATGGGTATAATCTGGTGACAGCAATTCATCTCTGATCCTCTCTTTGCCCTCTGGTGCTGCGTCGAGTTTTGTACTTCGACTTCTCCAGAGACCGTGGCGCCCTCAAACTTGAAGCCCTCAAACTGTAATAGACGTTCACATCATATCCTGCTGGTTGCCGATGGTTAGTGCTCGCTCATCCTGCTAAGCAACGTCGCGTGCGCTGCCAAACAAACCACGATTCGCCCGGCCAGGCCTCCTAGAGTGAGTTCAAGATAGCTCCCAGCTCCTTGAGCTTGACTGGCTTCGTGAGAAACAAATCCATCCCGCTCCCAAACGCCTCGTTCTGAGATGCGCTCGATGCCAACCCCGTCAGCGCAATAATAGTCGCCGGTGCCAGATCCGATGCTTTCTCGTAGGCCCTGATGTGTCTCGTTGCCTCAAAACCATCCATGACTGGCATGGAAACGTCGGTGAGGATATACCTGCACTCTGAAGGATTCCGCTTGTAGGCTTCAACGGCCTGCTGCCCGTTGATCGCCGTGTTAAACCCCAACCCGAGCTTTCTCATGTAGGTGGACAATATCTTGAGGTTTATAGGGTTGTCCTCAACCAGTAGAAACTGAACAGCCACATTACGGATGGAAGGCGTCGTCGAAATCTTCGGTCGCGGCGCAGGTTTGCCTTGCAGCATTGGCTGTGCCTGACTGTCCAAGTcgtccgaggccgaggaccgTATCGTTGAGGTGCTTGTCGGCTGCTTTTCCGACCCATGGTGGTCTATCTTGggctcgatgatggcctgaGATATCTCCGACGTGGACGATTCCGCTCCAGGGCTCATCCTCCCTGCTTGCAGTGCTGACCATCGATCAAAGGCCCGCAATACCACTTTGGCGAGTTTTCGGGGCCCAATGCTAGTCGAAGTTAGTGAATCTGGCCGGTATAAGGTGGTTCTATCGGAGTCTTACGGTTGTGAAATGAACTCCATGATTCCTGTATATCCGTCCCGTTGTTTCGAACGTTGGTAGGCGACCAGCGCATTGGCCGACACAACCACACATGGCAGCATGGAAAGGGTCGGATCCGTTGACCATTCTTCTAAGGCATCTTCTGACGCCAGTACAAAGTCAGGGACGGCATGGTGTGCCTCCGGGGTCTTCGGGAGCACTTCCAACCCTAGCCAGTTGCGGCACATGTCCCCAATCTTTGCATGGCTGTCGTGTTTCTCGCCATTGACTAATGTCATGACGCAGTCGAAGCCAAGCAAGCGAATACGCAACCCCGAAAGCTCCATTCGCTGCTGATGAAACGCGTCATCTACAGCCGGATGCTTTTCGTTGGTAGGAACGTTTGGGGGTACGGAGAGCGGTAGTGTCACGCTGATCGATGTTCCACTACCAACTTGGCTCTGCACCGACATGCGACCTCGAAGCCTGGAAGCCATCTGCTTGACCAGACTGAGCCCAAGGCCAGTTCCGGGAGCTAGCGAATTCTCTTGTGAAAAGGGCCTAAACAACTGATGCTGCAAGAAGTCTTCGCCAATTCCAGAGCCAGTGTCGGAAACAGTGATGGTTACTTGTCGCTCCCGGTTGGCGCCCTCCCTCTTGGGAGCCCTCTGACTGAGAGCTACTTTGATAATTCCGCGCTGCGTGTATTTCAAAGCGTTGCCAAAGAGATTCATGATGATTCGGCGGATCGCGCCAGGTTGGGTGTCAAACACCCAAAGACACTCGGGGTCGACATCGAACACGACCAAGACATCGTTGAAGGCGACTCCGGCGACTTGGGTAGATTGGTTAAGACTAAGATCCTCCTTTGCCCTCAAACTGTCGAGATATAAATCGGCGGTGACATTGGGATCTCGAGTCCTGTCTTGAGTTTTGAGCCGAGCAATAGACAGGTGCTGGAGGGTGAAGCCGGCGAATATGCTGTCCATTACCTCTTCAGCAAGCAGGTCGATCTGCACATTGGATCTAAGCGTCATCATGCCGATCTCGAGAGAATGCGGCTTGCCTTGTCGAATGCCTCTATGGACTGGTCTCCTTGTGGTTTGGAAATTGTTAACCTTGGCGTAGTCGAGGAGATGATCGAAAGTATCGCCGAGAGTTCTCCCGCATGCCTCGAGAGTATGGACTATGTCCCTCTGGTCAGCATTCAGGTCGGTGTCGGTAAGAAGCTCGACGCCAAGAATGATCCCATGAAGCGGCGATCGCAACTCATGAGACATGCAGCTCAAAGCGTCAAACTTGGACTTCTCGTCCAGTATGAGCTCGTTACGCAAGGATTCCGACACGGCCAGGATACTGAAGACGCGCAGATAGCTAAGCTCTCCCTCTACTGTGAAGGTGCGCGTTGGCTGGCGGCTGTAGATAAACCCACCAGCGAACCAGCGGTTCTTCCTCGGGTCCCAAACAGGGACAAAGGCGACGCTGCGAGCCCCTGGGAAGATGCGCAAAATGTCTCTGCCTTCATTCTGCCTCGCCCAAGCCTTGACATGAGGTCTCTGGCGCTGTCGCCCCGGGACGCTGCGATCCGGACACAAGCTGTCTTGAAGTGTCGAGAGATGTCTTAGTCGTTCCTCTTCTGACGAGTCGGTGGGATTGAGGTCGTGTGCCGCATGGAAGGTGAACAACTTGCCCTTGGGGTAGCGTCTGACAAGGTTTCCGAGGAGCTTCTCCGCCACAGCTGCATGGCGTGTGATGTGCTCATACCCATCAACCCCATCACCTTCGGAGGTCGAGAACCCAAGAACGCGAGCCGGCAGCCGTTTTGTAGAACCAGAAGACGAGTCtgtgccgtcgtcgctgctggcggaggaTCCGTCCAGCACCGGCCTGACTGGATCCTCAATCAGGGGGCTTCTGAGAGCACCAAAACTCGCAGGAGCAGCATCGAGAAAGAGACATCCTTCCGTGTCCGTGGCTTGCCGAATCTTCTCAGCCGCGTTGGAAAAGATGAGATTGTTTGTGGTCTTGCACGATGGCCCCGACTGAGCCTCGGAGGCCGAGTTGGCGGCGGGCTGACTCGTCGGGTCTTGGCTCCCCGGCTTTGCCACCGGTGCCACAGAGCCCGTACTTTGGCTGCCGTCAGACTCAGAAACTGGCGTTGGTTGAGTGCCATCCGAGTCTGATGAAGAGGGGGTTCGGGATAGCGAAGGAACACTCTGTCTGCCACGGGGTTCGTCCGACACACTGTCGAAAGCTTCGCCAGGCAAAAATGGATTCGCCAGATCAGCAGCCTTGGGGCCCAAGTGGCTTCCAACCAGGCTGAAGCTCTCCTCCATGAAAGCAGAGATTCCCTTGTTCATCCGTTCGCTACGAAAATGAGCACTGGTCCGATTCCCTTCGAGGTAGTGCATAATGGAAGACGATATATTTCGCAATATTTGGCTTTGAGCCTCGGACCAATTGTCAATGGGCTGAGGATTCATGACACAAACGATACCAATGTTGATTCCCTTGGCGGTCTGGATAGGAGCTGAAGCGTAGAAGCGCCTTGGCTTCTTTGGGTCGCCAACGACACAGGGTTTTGAGTGAATATTGAGATGCGCATCGACCCCGAGATtggggacgacgacaacgggaATGTCGGAAAGGCCACCATTGGAGCTGCCGCGAGTCTTATTTGGTTGGAACAGAGCACTCTCACATGCTCCGTAACAACGAGGGAAAGCATCGCCACAGAATAAGAGGTCTCCATGCGGTATTCTGGGGACGAGGGGTAGTGCCGGGGTCGCTTCGGCAACAACATACTGATACGTCTCATCGAAGAGTGAGATGAAGGAGCGAGCTGTACCCGTCTGGTAGGCACAGAGTTGAGAAAAGGCTGTCAAAGTCGTGTTACTGGATGCAATTCGTGGCCTGAGTGAATCTGTACCATTGTCCTCCTGTACAGCAATACTGGGAAGAAAGGACGAAGCATATCTGCGCTCAGTTGCGATTAGCACTGCATATCAGAACTCATCGACAATCGTGGACAGATATGAATATCAAAGCGACTTGTGGAAGCTTACTTAAAAACCTCCCGCTGGCGAACGAGCTCTGCTTTCGATCGATCAGGAACATGGTCGGGTGTCTTTTTTTCGGTGGCAGTCATGGCCGCCGGTTGAGTAAGTTCGTATGGGACTTGCAATGATGAACGGTGAGGTCCTAGCTGGGCAGTGGCGATGAATTCCATATGCGGGCGCGAAAAATGGACCCTCGAGTGTGTCCTTCCAACGCCATCGGATAGCACTGACCTTTTATCAATAGAGAAAACTGTATTGTGAAGAAAGTGCTTTGGCGAGGAAGCTGCAAGGTGTGGGTTCGCGATGGAGGGAGCATTCAGAGCAGCTGGCCAGACCGCGACGGATCGGAACCCAGTACCCAAATCGAACCCCCGAAAACACAGATTCCGGGAGCCAAAACCCCATCTTCAATCGAGTGCTGCATCGAGCCGGAATCCTGCCAACGTGCGACTTTGGGCCAGAACATGGCGTGGGAGAGCCTGGGCTGAACCCGGGCAGACCGGCGTAAGGGCCGCGGAGGGAGACACGAGGACTCCGATGGAAGCGCCCATTCTAAATCTTCCCCATGGTAGACCTGGCCTGCCCACGCCATTGGGCGGGCCCAAAGGGTCCTTCAAAAAGGGGGTTTGACAACCTCGGgttcgtcatcggcggcttGGATGAATACTAGCCAATTCTCGCCCTCCGGAGGCGGCTCCGTGAGTTCGACAGTTGCTTGTGGCCAATCATCGGCGCCTGAACCAACTGCGTGAGATGCGTGACTCGGGTTCAGCTGCGCCAACCATGTCTACCACGCACCGCACACACGCCTGTAGAATATGAAAGGCACAACCCCATATTATGATAAAGTTGTGGCAGTGGTGGCAATGCTGGTATCTCCGGGGTTCTGGCTTACTGTCGACATCGATGGTGGAGCTGTCAATAACTCGGTCTCTTGAGTACGTACCTATGTTTCAGACGTCTCACTGTACAGGAAAAATCAAGGCATGGTGGACAGAGATGATAATGCGCGGTGGCCTTGATAGAAGAGGGGGCAGAATTGCCGGCGTCAGTCGAGAAACGACTAGGTAGCAAAGTTGGCTGTATCGGATCAAGGCGGCCGCGTCATAGCACTTGCCTTCTATCGCTACCTACGTGGGCAGGTATGCAAGTGTAAGGTTCCTCGGACGGAAGCCCCGGCGGCCATCATTACGAGCACAAGCTTTTGACTTCGGCCAAGTCATGGAAAACGCAGGGAAACATTTTCGCGTCCAAACGTGGTCCCATTCATCCGGGCCAGTATTGACCTACCCGCCTGGCCTGAAAGGCAAACCTCAGAACAAGAGAAGATAGCGCATGGAGCCTGAAAGGTCGAGGCCTCGCTGAGAACACTTTCGCGAGCAATGAAACTCAAAAGCCAAAATAGAACCTGCCAATGTCTTGAGAGTCGTCCTGCGCGGGTCCACCCTTTGACAATCTTCGATATGGCCGCTGGCCTGACCTGGCCTGTATCCATTTCCATAgacaccaccagcaccacaAGGGTATCCTCCATCAATGTGGTCGAGCGAGCAGAGACGGTGTAACTATTCTCTTTTTGTGACCTAATGCTGACGTTTACTCCGTGCTTGATCACACCCAGGACCGTCGATGCCCTCCAGCGATTGTCGCCTCTCCTATCAACGTGTTCATTGCTCTCATCGGCAACGTTGAATCGGGAGAATAGAATCTCGGGATTATGCATATTTTACTACAAACAGAATGGCTTGAGGGGGTTGGGGTGGGGAGTGTCTCGATATGCTACTCGGAGTTAAGAGATTCGTTATCAGGTTTAGCAAACAAGATCGTGCTCCAATGCCTGCCTAGCCTTTGAAGACCAAGTAAAAATACCATGCATCTCCAAACGAAGACTGGACGAAGCCTGTGTTTAAAAAGACGATTTTCCGAGTTCACCGAATTCACAGAGCCTAGGCATATCCCAACGCAGGTGTACCGCAACAGAGGAAGTTAACAAACGACCATACCCATATTTATTTTCCTATGCCACTCTGAGGGGCTAGGATGCGGTACATTGTCAAGAGGCCGACTGAAAGACGGGTGTGAACTGATGATGCATTTATCCCTTGGCCCCTTTTTTGTTCTGGCAGTGATGACGAGATTTAGGGATCATAAGTAACCACAAGACGGTGTTCAGGCCTCGAAGGATGCCCCTTGGGACCATTAAGCCCTCAGGCACGTAATAATGAGCTACAGCACACGAGATCACGGGAGTTAGGTGCCGCAGGCATGGCAAGCACATGCATATGTTCAGGAAAAAGTGGCCGCGGAAAGATGAAGCTCCGTTGATTGATCGTGATGACCAGGGTCTCTGTGCCCTATTCGAGCGTACATGCGTTGAGAAAAACGACGTCCATGAGGGGCTCACTCAAAGATGCCACCCAACTCCGCTTCCCTCACGACCTGAAATGTGCAAGCACACGCCCTTTAACAGTCAAGATGAATCAGCATGCAGCTATCTAACCCTGTCCGCCTACCAATCACCCCGGTCCCAAAGCAAATAAACACCGTTCGTTCATCAGTGTTCCTCCGTCCTGTTGTCGAAGAACCCGCACACGCCTATTGTGTGCCCGTGTAAGTCAAGTCGATGTCTGGTAAGATTGGAGGTGGATTGTGTGTGCGGTTTTGAGGGTGTTGTAATACATAAACACTCGAGGGAGGCAAGAGGGTATTTCTTCCTCTCGAGAGGAAAGCTCGCTTCCAATTACGCTAGATAGCCaagctcgtcatcctcgagTCTCTCCAAGTactccttgtcgaggagaATCTCTATGCACTTCTTGATATCCGAGACCTTCGGCACGAAGCGCGATCGAATCTGGTTGATAGTCTCGCTGACGAGCTGAGTGTGCTTCATCTTCTTTCTCGCCTTCATGATGCGCACGATGGCAGACTGCGTGGACTTGTTAGCACATTGCAATGGTGGTATAATTGGAACGGAATGATATACCTGCAGCAGAAGCTTGCGGTCCTCCTCGATCGTCTTGTTGGTCTCCACCTCTTCCTGCTTCGCCTCCTTAGCGCCACCGATGTTCAGATTGACTCTgatcttcttgctcttgAAATCGTAGTTGAGCCGAAAGCTCTTGCCGGCTTCAGGCTTCCCATCAGGCGACACGATGAGAACCTTGGCCTTCAGCAAGATGGCCAGTGCCTGGTCTAGAACCTCTGAGCTCAGCAAAGTCACGCCCGAGATGTCCTCGTAGCTGtgcttgtccttgtcgtTGAACATGAGTAGAATGGCCATTTGATAGGCGGACACCTGGAAGGTATAGGGCGTCTTGCTGTTCTTGCAGTAGCCCGCCTTAACCTCACCCTTGCACAGTTGCCACAGCCATGTCAGCTTGCGGCCCTCGTGCCTGTTCTTGTAGAACCGAGTAAATCGCTCGCAGTCTTCGTTGATCTCAGCTGGAGGGGTGAAGCTGGTGTTTGGCGCAGTCAGGGGCCAAAAGCCAGTGCCCAGGATGGAGTACTGGGAGTCGAGAGCGTTCTTGTTGATACCAAGACCGGTGACATGCTCCTTGAAACTGACGTTCAGGTCCTTGGAGGTCTGCATGTCCTGGAACATTCTCTGTAGCTTATTCGTGTACTCGAAACCGCACGCCTCCTTGAGCTTGCTGATCATGCTGGTTTCCGCGTCGTCCGACGAAGAGTTGCTGTGCACCAGGCGACGAGCGAGCATGCGGGAGTAGAACTTCTGGAAGACGTCCTTGTCCTCAATATACTTGAAGACGGTCATGATCTGCGTCAGGGTGTTCTCCaactcgccctcctcgataCCGCTGCCGCTCTTTCTCAGCAGCACGTCGGTGTATTTGGCCAGAAGTTCCGGTGACTTATTGGAGCCTGACTTGCAGACCTCGTTTCTGTTGATGAACTCGCGGCAGGCGTTGTCCAAAGACCGCGTgaactcggcctcgccctcgaacGCGCGAGTCACCAATCCAGAGTACTGAGAGTGAATTTCCAATAGTGCATCGACGTAGACCTTAGGttccagcttctcggcaTCCGACGCCACCTTCTCCACGGCGCTCAAGCCAGCCTTGCGGACATGCGTCTCGAATCGCTGTCTCAGAGGATCCAAACCCTCTGGAATTCGTGAGAGAAGCTTGTACATCCTGGCCATGTCCTCTTCTCGGTCATTGTCCAAAAGCACCTGGAACTCGTCCCTGAGCAATGTCGAGTGGTCAGCGATGAGGGCTTGGTTGCACGTCTTACGCAACGGATTGATAATATCAG
Coding sequences within it:
- a CDS encoding Putative short-chain dehydrogenase/reductase SDR, NAD(P)-binding domain superfamily, yielding MSSFNPDRDIPDLSGKVILVTGGNVGLGKQTILQLSKHNPKHIFLAARSETKSVAAIEEIRKVVPNAAPITYINLDLTSFDSIKQAVKDFHSHSESLHILVNNAGIMATPAGVTKEGYEIQFGTNHLGHALLTKLLLPTLKKTVTASSPPHDVRIINVASSAEASSPATDTYKFDKLKTDMASTSTVTRYGISKVANIHHARALSRRHPEIRSISLHPGVVNTNLTNGVVASWPIMKPFMSVFKLFSTSVWNGTKNQLWAAVSPDAKSGEFYFPVGVTGKGSKQSRDKALEEALWDWTERELEGHI
- a CDS encoding Putative pyrimidine 5-nucleotidase, HAD superfamily, haloacid dehalogenase-like hydrolase, with protein sequence MPARLPPRISRSFSSPIRPPGSFYSHKTKYFTSNRAPEPTRPVLLLRPSFQYRPSRLYSSISSMDPIKPQANGVLTPKPVLFFDIDNCLYPRSSRVQDHMAQLIDEYFAKHLSLSWEDAVKLHKEYYTNYGLAIEGLVRHHQIDPLEYNSKVDDALPLEDILKPNLKLRQLLEDVDKSKCTMWLLTNAYVNHAKRVLKLLGIEDLFDGLTFCDYGQQPLVCKPAKEMYLRAMRESGVEKMEDCYFVDDSYLNCQKAQGYGWNVAHLVEEDLPVPQTPASAHQIRHLRELRDVFPQFFKSKNA
- a CDS encoding Putative required for respiratory growth protein 7 gives rise to the protein MHALRRSLLQQWPRCSQLTFLPLVHSDLISTWPPLRQGRKKRPELLYPEPPTTHHHDLASFLAYAERTGLDTFSTVYVGTHYEYTVSLTLSQYGIQAVRVGGASDNGIDLLGTWDIPSRTKPVRVILQCKGGTQRIGPSLVRELEGSFIGAPVGWRGDGVIAFLVSQNTASKGVREALGRSRWPMGFVSCSRDGFVQQMLWNQRAEEEGLRGFGVAMRHAETGDDKSQIVLTYNGKRVGSVTKTDVSRL
- a CDS encoding Putative mediator complex, subunit Med21, mediator complex, subunit Med7/Med21, with product MGDRLTQLQDAVDQLAQQFVASFHFVHRRHDLELLGPNDKIREVKQDPEQKEVDPLPPDEFKDGLAELARDLIIKEQQIEVLISTLPGLDSSEADQERYIRELEDELKVAEAQRQDAIKEKDQILAKLDEVIRSIRRP